From the Desulfosarcina sp. BuS5 genome, one window contains:
- a CDS encoding DNA polymerase IV codes for MNLSVKNAEHLQKQIKVVKISKMGEKPVKRNILHVDMDAFYASVERVDRPELAGKPVIVGGGGNRSVVSAASYEARDYGVHSAMPIFKARQLCPDGIYLPVRMQRYKQVSRQIMKILMRYSPLVEQASVDEAYLDITGTANLLGCPKTVAKKIKRNILKKTGLTCSVGIAPNKFLAKIASDLQKPSGLVIIAENEVQKFMRLLPAKKIPGVGAKTLNILQTYGIRTASDILNFSEKFWTDRFGKAGKDFFDHAGGIDHSPVLSGSEPKSFSAEKTFSHDVGDITELKKYLFDQVERVGRELRKRKYMGRTITLKIKFADFKIITRSRTLQVSTFTTGTIFETASSLLDELGINRKIRLVGVGVSNLTRGVRQLALFTDKKDEKQARLDQTIDRIRDAFGKEIIRRGPL; via the coding sequence ATGAACTTATCTGTCAAGAATGCTGAACACTTGCAAAAACAGATTAAAGTTGTTAAAATTTCAAAAATGGGTGAGAAACCTGTAAAAAGAAATATCCTGCATGTTGACATGGATGCCTTTTATGCCTCTGTTGAACGTGTTGACAGGCCGGAACTGGCAGGCAAACCGGTAATTGTCGGGGGTGGCGGTAACAGGAGCGTTGTATCGGCTGCGTCTTATGAAGCCAGGGATTATGGGGTTCATTCAGCCATGCCGATTTTTAAAGCCAGGCAATTGTGCCCTGACGGGATATATCTGCCGGTACGCATGCAGCGCTACAAACAGGTATCCCGACAGATTATGAAAATCCTGATGCGCTATTCCCCCCTTGTGGAGCAGGCCTCAGTAGATGAGGCTTACCTTGATATCACCGGAACAGCCAATCTGCTTGGCTGTCCGAAAACAGTCGCAAAAAAGATCAAACGTAACATTTTAAAAAAAACCGGCCTGACCTGCTCGGTCGGTATTGCTCCCAACAAATTTCTGGCCAAGATTGCCTCTGATCTTCAAAAACCGAGTGGTCTGGTAATTATCGCTGAAAATGAAGTTCAGAAATTTATGCGCCTGCTGCCGGCTAAGAAGATTCCGGGGGTAGGTGCTAAAACACTTAATATTCTGCAAACTTATGGAATCAGGACCGCATCGGATATTTTGAACTTTTCGGAAAAATTCTGGACTGACCGGTTCGGCAAGGCGGGAAAAGACTTTTTTGACCATGCCGGGGGCATTGATCATTCCCCTGTGCTCTCCGGCTCCGAGCCGAAATCCTTTAGCGCTGAAAAAACATTCTCTCATGACGTCGGCGATATAACGGAACTTAAAAAATATCTGTTTGACCAGGTGGAAAGAGTGGGGAGAGAATTAAGAAAACGTAAATACATGGGGCGTACCATTACTCTTAAAATTAAATTTGCGGATTTTAAAATAATAACCCGCAGCCGCACTCTTCAGGTTTCCACATTTACTACAGGAACCATTTTCGAGACAGCATCAAGTCTGCTGGATGAACTTGGAATAAACCGGAAAATTCGGCTGGTGGGAGTGGGCGTATCAAATTTAACCCGGGGCGTCCGACAACTTGCGCTGTTTACCGATAAAAAAGACGAAAAGCAGGCAAGGCTTGATCAAACAATCGACAGAATAAGGGATGCTTTCGGCAAGGAAATTATAAGACGGGGACCACTCTGA
- a CDS encoding KamA family radical SAM protein, with amino-acid sequence MNKNNIKTIEQLEQYISLTPHERRKTKEIIGSHLMSVNQYYMDLINWNDPNDPIRKMAIPSIEEKNLEGSFDTSGEHESTKVCGLQHKYSQTALILCTNHCATYCRYCFRKRFVGISTDEIVKDWDKVVEYICEHREITNVLLSGGDPFTLPTDRIVNILQKLSGIQHLRFIRFGTRIPVVFPERIINDDELINVLKKYSCNNKRLYVTTHFNHPKEITPDSIEAIHKLLDAQIIVNNQTVLLKGVNDNPAVMAELQSLITKIGVVPYYIFQCRPVKKVKNIFQVPLYKAFKIIEGTRSMLDGLSKRFRFVMSHETGKIEMIGCMDDHLYFKYHQAKDKLLSGKLFHKKLHKDDAWLDL; translated from the coding sequence ATGAATAAAAACAACATAAAAACAATAGAACAACTCGAGCAGTATATTTCGTTAACTCCGCATGAAAGACGTAAAACTAAAGAGATCATCGGAAGCCATCTGATGTCGGTCAATCAATATTATATGGATTTAATTAACTGGAATGATCCGAATGATCCGATTCGTAAAATGGCAATTCCTTCGATAGAAGAAAAAAACCTTGAGGGGAGTTTTGATACCAGTGGAGAACATGAATCCACCAAAGTTTGTGGCTTACAACATAAGTATTCGCAAACAGCCTTGATATTATGCACAAATCACTGCGCAACCTATTGCCGTTACTGTTTTAGAAAAAGATTTGTAGGCATATCTACCGACGAAATAGTAAAAGACTGGGATAAAGTAGTTGAATACATTTGCGAACATAGGGAAATCACAAACGTCCTTTTAAGCGGAGGTGATCCATTTACATTACCAACCGACAGGATAGTAAACATTTTGCAAAAGCTCTCGGGTATTCAACATCTGAGGTTTATTCGATTCGGAACACGAATTCCTGTGGTTTTTCCCGAAAGAATAATAAATGACGATGAACTAATAAACGTGCTAAAAAAGTATTCTTGCAACAATAAACGATTATACGTTACAACGCATTTTAATCATCCGAAAGAAATCACTCCCGATAGCATTGAAGCTATACACAAATTGCTTGACGCACAGATCATAGTTAACAATCAGACTGTATTATTAAAAGGCGTCAATGATAATCCTGCTGTAATGGCTGAATTACAAAGTTTAATAACAAAGATCGGTGTCGTGCCATACTATATTTTTCAATGTCGCCCGGTAAAAAAAGTAAAAAATATTTTTCAAGTCCCCTTGTACAAAGCCTTTAAAATTATAGAAGGGACAAGGTCAATGCTTGATGGACTTAGTAAGAGATTCCGATTTGTTATGTCCCATGAAACCGGCAAAATTGAAATGATCGGTTGCATGGATGATCACTTATACTTCAAATACCATCAAGCCAAAGATAAACTTCTTTCAGGCAAACTATTCCACAAAAAACTCCACAAAGATGATGCCTGGTTGGACCTTTAA
- the clpA gene encoding ATP-dependent Clp protease ATP-binding subunit ClpA produces the protein MINKELSATLGFAVRDAKKRRHEYVCIEHLLFAILHDSAGIDIIENCGGSVDHLKETLEKFFKTRLDPLPEDIDYLLQQTIGFQRVIQRAVNHARSSEKQDVCVSDILVSILSEKDSHAAYFLKSEGLSRINILYYLSHGTTKDFTKAVHPDFAKTEKGKTKQKKRDPLELFTIDLVSRAALGKLDPLIGRDAELGRTIQVLCRRRKNNPVFVGDPGVGKTAMAEGLALKISSGRVPDLLEDMSIYSLDLGALLAGTKFRGDFEKRLKDILDSLEKKNNAILFIDEIHTIVGAGATSSGSMDASNILKPSLSTGELRCIGSTTYEEYKNHFEKDRALSRRFEKIEIAEPSVNQTFKILKGLRKVYEEHHGISYTDSSLKAASELSAKYLNDRYLPDKAIDVIDEAGAYLRLKGSSRRKRIHTKDIENIIVKMARIPSLSVSTSDKTDLESLEDRLTGVVFGQNEAVKLLVTSIKRSRAGLGRPNSPTGSFLFTGPTGVGKTEMARQLAIMLGVKFLRFDMSEYMEKHAVARLIGAPPGYIGFDQGGLLTDGIRKQPYSVLLLDEMEKAHPDLFNIMLQVLDHATLTDNNGKEADFRKVIIIMTSNVGSREMASHTIGFGDSKFDIEGKGKKAIEGFFTPEFRNRLDGIINFNPLDVEIMERVVDKFIAEIKDQLAAKKVSISLSNSARRWLAKNGHNPRYGARPLDRLLQTEIKDILSDQILFGRLEKGGEVHIDLNDNKLIFAYH, from the coding sequence ATGATAAATAAGGAACTTAGCGCTACGCTGGGCTTTGCAGTTAGAGATGCCAAGAAAAGGCGCCATGAATATGTTTGTATTGAACATTTGCTTTTTGCAATTCTTCACGATTCTGCAGGTATCGATATTATCGAAAATTGCGGCGGGAGTGTTGACCATCTGAAAGAGACTCTGGAAAAATTTTTTAAAACCAGGCTGGATCCTCTTCCCGAAGATATTGATTATCTCCTGCAGCAGACTATAGGTTTTCAGCGGGTTATACAAAGAGCTGTGAATCATGCGCGTTCATCAGAGAAACAGGATGTTTGCGTATCGGATATCCTGGTGTCGATCTTGTCTGAAAAGGATTCTCATGCTGCATATTTCTTAAAATCAGAGGGTCTGAGTCGTATCAATATTTTATATTACCTCTCCCACGGGACAACTAAAGATTTTACCAAAGCCGTACATCCCGATTTTGCTAAAACCGAAAAGGGTAAAACAAAGCAAAAGAAGAGAGATCCTCTTGAGCTGTTTACAATTGATCTTGTAAGCAGAGCGGCCCTTGGTAAACTGGACCCCTTAATAGGCCGTGACGCTGAACTGGGACGAACCATCCAGGTACTATGCAGAAGGCGCAAGAACAATCCGGTTTTTGTGGGAGATCCCGGGGTAGGAAAAACAGCAATGGCTGAAGGCCTGGCCCTTAAAATATCTTCAGGCAGAGTTCCCGATTTACTGGAGGATATGAGTATATATTCTCTTGACCTTGGAGCATTGCTGGCTGGAACCAAATTCAGGGGTGATTTTGAGAAACGTTTGAAAGACATTCTCGATTCGCTTGAAAAAAAGAACAATGCGATCCTTTTTATAGATGAAATACATACTATAGTCGGAGCAGGCGCTACAAGCAGCGGTTCAATGGATGCATCGAATATACTGAAACCGTCTCTTTCAACAGGTGAGTTGCGTTGTATCGGATCAACAACCTATGAGGAGTATAAAAATCATTTTGAAAAAGACCGTGCTCTCTCGAGGCGTTTTGAAAAAATAGAGATTGCTGAACCGTCTGTGAATCAGACTTTCAAGATATTAAAAGGTTTACGCAAAGTATATGAGGAACATCACGGGATATCTTATACCGACTCGTCTCTTAAGGCGGCCTCAGAGCTTTCCGCCAAATATCTGAATGATCGCTATTTACCTGATAAGGCCATAGATGTTATCGATGAAGCCGGAGCTTATTTAAGGCTTAAGGGATCTTCCAGAAGAAAAAGGATACATACCAAAGATATAGAAAATATTATTGTCAAAATGGCCAGGATTCCGTCTTTAAGTGTTTCTACTTCGGATAAGACAGACCTTGAAAGTTTAGAAGACCGCTTGACCGGGGTTGTGTTTGGACAGAATGAGGCTGTTAAACTCCTTGTAACTTCCATAAAACGTTCACGCGCCGGCCTTGGCAGGCCGAACAGCCCTACAGGATCATTTCTATTCACCGGCCCTACCGGAGTCGGTAAAACCGAAATGGCCAGGCAGCTTGCAATTATGCTGGGTGTTAAATTTTTGCGTTTCGACATGAGCGAATATATGGAGAAGCATGCTGTAGCACGGCTTATAGGCGCGCCTCCCGGTTACATAGGATTTGATCAGGGCGGTCTCTTAACCGACGGCATAAGAAAACAGCCTTACAGCGTTCTGCTTCTTGATGAAATGGAAAAGGCCCATCCGGATCTTTTTAACATTATGCTTCAAGTTCTGGATCATGCCACGCTTACAGATAACAACGGCAAGGAAGCAGATTTCAGAAAAGTCATAATTATTATGACCTCCAATGTGGGCTCCAGGGAAATGGCCTCACACACAATAGGTTTCGGTGACTCAAAGTTCGATATTGAAGGTAAGGGTAAAAAGGCGATTGAAGGTTTTTTCACCCCCGAGTTCAGGAACCGCCTTGATGGTATCATTAATTTTAATCCTCTGGACGTGGAAATAATGGAAAGAGTCGTGGATAAATTTATTGCCGAGATCAAGGATCAGCTTGCGGCCAAAAAAGTTTCCATAAGTCTCTCCAACAGCGCCAGAAGGTGGCTTGCGAAAAATGGCCATAACCCGCGCTACGGAGCCAGACCTCTTGACAGGCTGCTTCAGACCGAAATCAAGGATATCCTATCAGATCAGATTCTTTTCGGCAGGTTGGAAAAAGGCGGCGAAGTTCATATAGATCTCAATGATAACAAGCTCATCTTTGCTTATCACTGA